In Vibrio mangrovi, the DNA window GAGCACATCATTAAACGGGCCAAAGATATTGCCCATTACTATGACGAGCTAATTCAACTGACAAACGATTATCACCGTTTTGGCGAAGGCGAACATGTTATTGATAATCAGACTGTCGTTGTCAGTCTATATGAACTGAAGAAAAAGCTTTATCTGTGCCTGATGTCCGTCAATGCACTTGAAGCAATCCGTTTCTATGTCAGCTTTGCCTGTTCTTTTGCCTTTGCTGAGCGGGAGCTGATGGAAGGAAATGCAAAAATTATCAAGCTGATCGCCCGCGATGAAGCACTACATCTGACAGGAACGCAACACATGCTTAATCTGCTGCGTAATGGTCAGGATGATTTTTCATTTATCCAGATCGCAGAAGAATGTAAGCAGGAATGCTATGACCTGTTTAAAACAGCCGCCGAACAAGAAAAAGAGTGGGCTGATTATCTGTTCAAAGATGGCTCAATGATTGGTCTGAATAAAGACATTCTCTGCCAGTATGTTGAGTATATTACCAACATCCGTATGCAAGCCGTCGGACTGGAACCAGCTTACCCTGAAGCAGTCAATAACCCGATCCCATGGATCAATGCATGGTTATCTTCAGACAATGTTCAGGTTGCACCTCAGGAAGCTGAAATCAGCTCATACCTTGTCGGCCAAATCGACAATGAAGTCAATCTTGACGACTTTGAAGGCTTTGAGCTGTAATTATGCCAACCATCAAAATCAACCAGACACTGACAATAGAGTCCAATAACTCTCAAACCTTACTTGAGAGCATGGAACAGGCAGGACTGAATGTTGAATATAATTGCAGAGACGGGCACTGTGGTGCCTGTCGCTGCAAATTATCAGCCGGAAAGATCGAGTATGTGGGTTTTGCGATGGCTTATACCCAGTCTGATGAAATATTACCTTGTATTTGCCGGGCAGGCAGTGATGAAGTAGAACTTCAGGAAGTTCACTACCAGCATAAAGTGAAGCGGGCTTAACCAGCCTTTAGTCAGAATAAACATATTCTGACTTCGGATACGACGGCAGTTATGAGTTTTACAGCCGCATCCCGGCTTTTCCGGTATCGAGTAGTTGTTGTTCTGTTCCCAGCAGTTGATCTGCTGTCAGCATTGAGATTGCCTTATCGGCGATTTTACGTCCATCATCACCAAATAGTGACATATGATATCCCAGATCGCTAATCAACCCGTCTTCTGTCGGCGTGTCTAACCAAAGAGAAACCAGCTTATCACTCATATCCTGATAAGCTTCTCCCAGGATCACTTGTTGACTCGCAACTTTGTACCAAACAAGAATCTTCGAATGACTCTGCATATCAGCCTCCTGCCGTATTGATTCCACGAGTCTTCAGTTTAGCGTGAATATAACGCCCTTGGATATATCCATTTTGGTGGGAATTGGGAAAAACTCACAAAATCATCGGATTAAAGATTAGACAATTTGCGCATAAGGAATAATCAGATTTACTTTGAAATTATAAGACGACAATTCAAAGTATTACTCTGATGAAATGACGTTCAGAGCTGGTATCTATATGAAAAATCAGGAGCAAAACAGATGCTCCCGAGTATAATAACCTGATTTATAAGGAAGCCGCCGGAATGTAGATCTGCTTCTCCGACAGCGTTGATGAATACTGTCCAAAGACTGGTTTAGAAGATAAATAACGAAGTAACATATCCGCAGCAATCGTTCCGATCAATATTTTTCGTTCATCGGCACTGTATTCACGTCTGAATTTTAACTGTTGAGCCCACTCCCCTTCAGATGAGGATAACGCAAGTGTAAAACCATCCTCACGAAGTTCTCCGCTAACCAGCGCCAGCTCAGTTTCACTTTTCTCTTTGGTTGCACTTGCTAACGCCAACGCTGCTGCAACCGGCTCCTGAGATGACATTTTTCCTGAGACTTTCGAACTCAATACCCAGCTACTGCCACACAGTGAATAAATTTCATCATCACTGAAAAGCCAGTTAGCAAGCCAGCCCCGGGTTGACTGTTCAGCAATTGCCAATGTCTTGCCGGCTTCATGCATCACCTGTGAAAGCTGTGCCAGCATCGGTTGATCAATACTGACCGTACACTCGGACAAATGAGAGAAAATTTCTTCCACCAAAGTATACATTTCATTGTCCTGACCAGCGGGACCAAATAACTTAACCTCAATAAAAGGCAGATAAGACCGGAATCCCAACATGTATTCATCGGGAAGTTCAACCTGATGAAGCTGATCTTCTAATACGGATTCAGATGTACCTAATGTATATAAGCGGTGGCAAACCAGATCAGAGACTTCAGGGAACTGCTGGTTTAGGTCAGGCAGAACCTGCTCGCGAACCATACGTTTAAATTCAGATGGTACGCCCGGGGTGAAGTAACAAAGACACCCGTGAATCTCGATTTTAAATCCACACGCCGTACCAATAGGGTTGTCGAGAATAGTCGCCTGCTCAGGTAGCATTGCCTGCTTAACGTTGCTTTCCGCCATTACCAGATTCCGCTGAGCAAAACGAGTTTTCATCTGTTCAAGCCAGTCAGGAAACAAGACCAGTGACTGCTCAGCAACTTCTGCCGCTATTGCAGCAGAAAGATCATCGCCGGTTGGACCCAATCCTCCATTTACAATCAGAACATCAGAGTTCAGGGCCAGCATCAGGATTTCATCACGCAGTACCTGGCGATTATCTCCCGCTGTTGAACGCTTGGTCAGTGGATAACCCTGCTCAAAAAAAAGATTGGATAACCATGTTGCATTCGTATCCTGAATATCACCATGGAGGACTTCTTCGCCAGTACTAAGCATTGCAACTTTAAGCATAACCAAAACCTTTCATTCATCCGCAACAAACTCTGCAATGAAAAGCGGCCCCTGATACTACCGCCCCGAAGAGGTTCATATTCCATTCCCTCTTCTTCCATTCCAGATGTTCACATTGCTACATCATACAATACGTGGGAGGAAAAGACTTCTTATTCTCAGCCTCATTTTCTTTGATTTCAACCTGATAGATGTTTAGCCATCCATATAAATCAGATCGAACAAAAGATCAGATCTAACTAACAAAACCGTAAAACATTCAGGTAATCACGCCACCCCAGCCTAAAATAATAGTATCAGAGAAGAGATCTGGTAAGGAGAAAACGGATGATTCACATGTTTATTGTCAGCTTCATCGGTGATGCAGTACCTGCCGATATCCATAAATTAGCCGCAATTACCCATGAAAATGGTGGGCAGTGGATCACCAGCAAAATCAATTATCTGGAAAACCGTGTTGCTGCTTTAATCAAAATTGCAGCTCCTGAAGAAACCGAAATGTATATAAAAGATGCATTTCTGTC includes these proteins:
- the nrdB gene encoding class Ia ribonucleoside-diphosphate reductase subunit beta, giving the protein MAYSTFTQKKNDQLKEPMFLGQPVNVARYDQQKYEIFEKLIEKQLSFFWRPEEVDVSTDRINYNNLPDHEKHIFISNLKYQTLLDSIQGRSPNVALLPLVSLPELETWIETWSFSETIHSRSYTHIIRNIVNNPATVFDDIVENEHIIKRAKDIAHYYDELIQLTNDYHRFGEGEHVIDNQTVVVSLYELKKKLYLCLMSVNALEAIRFYVSFACSFAFAERELMEGNAKIIKLIARDEALHLTGTQHMLNLLRNGQDDFSFIQIAEECKQECYDLFKTAAEQEKEWADYLFKDGSMIGLNKDILCQYVEYITNIRMQAVGLEPAYPEAVNNPIPWINAWLSSDNVQVAPQEAEISSYLVGQIDNEVNLDDFEGFEL
- the yfaE gene encoding class I ribonucleotide reductase maintenance protein YfaE, whose amino-acid sequence is MPTIKINQTLTIESNNSQTLLESMEQAGLNVEYNCRDGHCGACRCKLSAGKIEYVGFAMAYTQSDEILPCICRAGSDEVELQEVHYQHKVKRA
- a CDS encoding 30S ribosomal protein S6 modification protein — protein: MQSHSKILVWYKVASQQVILGEAYQDMSDKLVSLWLDTPTEDGLISDLGYHMSLFGDDGRKIADKAISMLTADQLLGTEQQLLDTGKAGMRL
- a CDS encoding CinA family nicotinamide mononucleotide deamidase-related protein; translation: MLKVAMLSTGEEVLHGDIQDTNATWLSNLFFEQGYPLTKRSTAGDNRQVLRDEILMLALNSDVLIVNGGLGPTGDDLSAAIAAEVAEQSLVLFPDWLEQMKTRFAQRNLVMAESNVKQAMLPEQATILDNPIGTACGFKIEIHGCLCYFTPGVPSEFKRMVREQVLPDLNQQFPEVSDLVCHRLYTLGTSESVLEDQLHQVELPDEYMLGFRSYLPFIEVKLFGPAGQDNEMYTLVEEIFSHLSECTVSIDQPMLAQLSQVMHEAGKTLAIAEQSTRGWLANWLFSDDEIYSLCGSSWVLSSKVSGKMSSQEPVAAALALASATKEKSETELALVSGELREDGFTLALSSSEGEWAQQLKFRREYSADERKILIGTIAADMLLRYLSSKPVFGQYSSTLSEKQIYIPAASL